A genome region from Cucumis sativus cultivar 9930 chromosome 4, Cucumber_9930_V3, whole genome shotgun sequence includes the following:
- the LOC101206336 gene encoding UDP-glycosyltransferase 92A1 codes for MGSESNSGDHHILMLPFMAHGHLIPFLELANLIHRRSSVFTITIANTPSNIKYLRSAASSEAKIHFAELHFNSIDHGLPPNTENTENLPLDQIPALFHSSTALQHPVRQLISDIVQKDGKPPVCIISDVFFGWSVAIARSFNIPIFNFTTCGAYGSLAYISLWLNLPHQSTTADEFSIPGFPERCRFQRSQLHRFLRAAKATDSWCTYFQPQLSYALNSDGWLCNTVEEVESFGLGLLRDYIKIPVWAIGPLLPQSSGRGWVKENDSGVDLENCMDWLNSHQRNSVLYISFGSQNTISETQMMELAHGLEESGKAFIWVVRPPLGHDIKAEFKAHQWLPEQFEERMKETNRGILIRNWAPQLEILSHESVGAFLSHCGWNSTVESLSQGVPMITWPMAAEQAYNSKMLMEELGFAVELTIGKESEIKRGKVKEVIEMVMEENGKGEEMRKKAGIAKEKMMNAMKDNEQKGLSLRSLEEFLEIIESKKEKTNGRVTVN; via the coding sequence ATGGGCTCTGAATCGAACTCCGGTGACCATCATATCCTCATGCTCCCTTTCATGGCACACGGCCATCTCATCCCCTTTCTTGAACTCGCTAATTTAATCCATCGGAGATCTTCTGTTTTCACCATTACCATCGCCAACACTCCCTCTAACATCAAATATCTACGCTCTGCCGCCTCCTCCGAGGCCAAAATCCACTTCGCCGAGCTCCACTTCAACAGCATCGACCATGGCCTCCCACCTAATACAGAGAACACCGAGAATCTCCCTCTAGACCAAATCCCTGCTCTGTTTCACTCTTCCACCGCTCTCCAACATCCCGTCCGACAACTAATCTCCGACATCGTTCAAAAAGATGGCAAACCTCCGGTGTGTATTATATCCGACGTGTTCTTTGGTTGGTCGGTGGCCATCGCAAGAAGCTTCAATATCCCGATTTTCAATTTCACTACTTGCGGTGCTTACGGTTCACTGGCCTATATCTCTCTCTGGTTGAATCTCCCTCACCAATCCACCACCGCCGACGAGTTTTCAATACCAGGCTTCCCAGAACGGTGCCGTTTCCAACGTTCCCAGCTTCACCGATTCTTACGAGCCGCCAAGGCCACCGATTCCTGGTGCACATATTTCCAACCACAACTCTCCTATGCTTTGAATTCCGATGGATGGCTCTGTAACACCGTCGAGGAAGTTGAATCTTTCGGACTGGGACTGTTGAGAGATTACATCAAAATCCCCGTCTGGGCAATTGGACCACTTCTTCCTCAAAGCTCCGGCCGCGGGTGGGTAAAAGAGAATGATTCCGGCGTGGATTTAGAAAATTGCATGGATTGGCTAAATTCCCACCAGAGAAATTCCGTTCTCTACATCTCATTCGGATCTCAGAACACAATCAGCGAGACCCAGATGATGGAATTAGCTCACGGATTGGAAGAAAGTGGTAAGGCATTCATATGGGTGGTGAGACCGCCATTAGGACACGACATTAAAGCAGAGTTCAAAGCTCATCAATGGCTGCCGGAGCAATTCGAGGAACGAATGAAGGAGACGAACCGAGGAATATTGATCAGAAATTGGGCACCCCAATTGGAGATTTTATCGCACGAATCGGTTGGGGCGTTCTTGAGCCATTGTGGGTGGAATTCGACGGTGGAAAGCTTGAGCCAGGGGGTTCCAATGATCACGTGGCCGATGGCAGCGGAGCAAGCTTACAACTCGAAGATGTTAATGGAAGAACTCGGGTTTGCAGTGGAGCTGACAATAGGAAAAGAGAGTGAAATTAAGAGAGGGAAAGTGAAGGAAGTGATAGAAATGGTGATGGAGGAAAATGGGAAAGGGGAAGAGATGAGGAAGAAGGCAGGCATTGCTAAGGAGAAGATGATGAATGCAATGAAAGATAATGAACAAAAGGGTTTATCTCTGAGAAGTTTGGAAGAATTTCTTGAAATCATTGAATCCAAAAAGGAGAAGACAAATGGGAGAGTGACAGTGAATTGA